ATTGCCATGACCGCCCGCCAGTTCCAGGAATACGGCGAGTTTACCAAAGACACTACCTTCCCGGCCGCCAACGTGAAGACCATCAACTTCAACCTGCGTGAGTCTAACTATGACTACGGCGATTTAGACATTGAGATTGAAGGCTACAACGGCACCGATGTAAAAGTGGTGCAGACGTACCAAGCCCAAGGTGTGAACGAAGAGAACGCCATTGCCAACGCCCGTATGATTTCTTACAAGCTGGTGCAGCAGAACGATTCTACCATCCGGTTTGACGACGCCTTTACTTTTAACAATAATGCCATCTTCCGGGGACAAGACCTGGACATCAAAATATTAGTGCCAGAAGGCAAGCAGATCAGGTTCTCTGAAGGCTTCGCCGATCACTTCGGGTATGAGATCACCAACGGCGACTATGACGAAAATGATGTGGCCGAAAACCTGTGGCAAATGAAAAACGGCCGTCTGGTGTGCGTGTCTTGCAGCGTCATTGACAACAGCACCAGCAGCCCCTCAGACACCACCGGCGTTAGAAGAAACGGCATGGCCCTTGGCGATGACCTGGAGATTTTGAACGGCGACTATGACGGCACCCGCAAAGTGTACAAGATTAGCGAGTTCAATGAAATAGTGGCCGGCGGCGCCTATCACATCCGGATCAAGCAATCATACCGTCATTCTGTGCGTGTGCAGGGCAACGACGAGGAGCTGGACAAACTGCGGATACGTGAGCAGAACGGCGTCCTTAAAATCAGCCGCGAGGGTGGTTCCTTCTTTAAACTATGGGACAGCAATAAACGCCCTATCTTGATTGAGATCGAAACCCCAGATCTGCAGTCAGTAGACTTGAGCGGTGCTATAAGAGCAGAAATCTTTGGGTTTGCGCCTGAAGACTTTAAACTCAACATGTCTGGTGCCACTGAGGTAGCCATGAACATAAATACCAGAAACCTGGAGTTGGATTTGAGTGGTGCCTCTCAGTTGCGCATCAAAGGCAGTGCCGACTATATGAACCTGGACGCCAGCGGCGCCTGTGGCATTGAAGCCCCCAACCTCATCACAGAACGTGCAGACGTGGACTTAAGTGGTGCCAGCCAGGCCGTAGTGAACGTGCAGCGCGTGCTTAACGCAGACGCCAGCGGTGCCAGCAACATTGAGTATGTGGGGGACGCTGAACTAGTGAACAGAGACCAGTCGGGCGGGTCACAAGTAAGACGCCGCCGCTAATGAATAAGCCGTTTTTGGTCTGTTTTGCAGAAAACAGGCCAAAAACGAACCTCATGACAGCCTTCCTCTTCTTTTGGATTTCAGGAGGACAGGTTGTTTAAAGGAGGGCGCGCTTCTGGCAAAGCCTTCCTTTTCCTTGAATTTGGTTGTTTGTGTTCTATACCCAAGGCGAGCCACTGGCTTTTTGAGTGGCTCGCCTTACACAACCTCCCCCCGCTTTTTCCCTCTTTTGTACTTCCGCCTCCGCCGGAAGTCCTCCTCCAGACCTTATTCCTTCTCAGCTTTTTTGTCTGCACATTTTATGGATGCTGGCTGAGGGTACCTCCTACTTTTCCAACCTGACCACTATGAAACCCATTTCCATCCTTTTATCTTTTCTCTTAAGCTCTCTGCTGTTGGCCTCCTGTCATTCATCAGACTATTATCCACTGGCCTCTACTTATAATCCCAAAGACGCATACATTCCTTTTCAAGAATACTCCAAATATGCCCAGCACCCCAGACCATACGTGGTGGCTTCTGACCATTATGTTATCTTTGGCGCCTCACATACCAAAAACCCTCAGGACCCGCAAATAGCCCAAATTGAAGCTAAATGGAATGCTCTACAGCCTACAGTTGCTTTAATAGAAGGCAAACCCGGCTTTACCCCGCCCAGCTTTATTGATCCCGTGAAAGAGTTAGGCGAAAATGGCAAAGTACTGGACCTGGCCAGAACGCACAATGTGCCAGTCTACAGCTGGGATTTGCCTAAAGAGGAATTGGCCAAACAACTGGTTTCTAAGTTTTCTGCCGAACAAGTAGCCCTAGCCCAAATCCTGAACCCCTACTTCGGGAACCTACGCTTCGGGAAGCCAGAATCACCGGAGAAATACATTGAAGAGTTTTTGGAGCGCGCCGAATACGTGAACCAACAGGAAAACTTCAAGACCGTAGCCGACGTGGACCGCGTCTGGAAAAAACACTTCCCAACGGACAAAGACTGGCGCGAAACCTCAGATGAATATGGACTGCCGGGTTATCTGGCAGACCTGATGGCCGTGAGCAATGACCTGCGCAACCAGAAGATGATTGCCGTCATGAAAGAATTACTGGCCAAAAACGAAAAGGTCTTTGCCATTAGCGGCTCTAGCCACGCGGTGTGCGTGGAACCGGCCTTCGCTAAAAAATAAGATTGTTAGTCCCCCAGGGCTTCAAATTGGTAAGATAGTTTATTAACTGACTTACCGCCTCCGGCAGAAGCTGTTCTTATTTCACTTAGGTAGAAGTAAGCTTTCCTGTGATAGATTCCATAAAGATTTTAGTACCTACCCATGAAAACTATCTGCCTTATTACTTATATCCTGTCTGGTGTGCTATTGTTGACGCCTGGCAAATCTGCTCCCAACACACTTCCGGTATTAAACCTCAACTTACTGGAGAGCGAACCATTTTCCCCTGTTCAGCAAAATACTTCTGAAAGTATAACCGGACCTCTTGCCAAGGAAAATCAGAGACAGCTTCTTGCCTTAGAAAGCTGCCAGAAGAGTGTTTTACAAAATGCTGTTGCCTTGGTAAAAAGTACCACTGATTGCCCCCGAAAGCCTGCGATGAAAGAAACCAAAACATCCAATCCACCTATTGAAGGCAAATATAAAGGAGTGATCCCACTATACACCAGTGAACTACCCAGTTAGCAAGCGCTGTCTCAGCCTTACTACCTTGAAACAACCACAGACTTAAAATTCGGATGCCGTTTTTGGCCTGATTTCTATAAATCAGGCCAAAAACGGCATCCGTGACAAAGGCTCTAAATTAATCAGCTTGGGCAACTGTTGTTAAGCCCATCTTCTTTCCGCGCATCAGCAAGTACGGGAACGCATCCTCATATTCATTCCTGATTTCGCCTTCCAGAATGGCCTCAGTGATGGCGTTTTTCAAGATGCCCACTTCCTTAGACGGCGCAATCCCGAAGGTCTGCATAATTACCTCACCCGTGATGACCGGTTGGAAGTTACGCAGGCTGTCTTTCTCCTCCACCTCTTTCAGTTTCTGCTCTACCTTCTCAAAGTTCTGCAGGTAGCGCTTGACCTTGTCGTTGTTCTTGGAAGTGATGTCTGCCTTGCAGAGTTGCATGAGCAGGTCAATGTCCTCGCCGGCTTCAAACAAGAGTCTTCTAATAGCAGAATCGGTGACGGTGTCTTTGACTAACGCGATGGGGCGCAAATGAAGGAGTACTAGTTTCTGGACCTGCTTCATGTGCTCGTTGAGCGGCAACTTTAAATCAGCGAAGATTTTAGGCACCTGGCGCGCGCCGCGGTCTTCGTGGCCATGGAAGGTCCAGCCTACTTTCTCGTTGTAGCGCTTGGTTTCAGGCTTGGCGATGTCATGCAAAATGGCGGCCCAGCGAAGCCAAAGGTCATCAGAGACTTCGGCCACGTTGTCCAGCACCTGCAGGGTATGGTAAAAATTGTCTTTGTGGCTGTTCTTGTTGATGGTCTCCACGCCGTGCAGTTTCACCATCTTCGGGAAGATGAGGTGCAGCAGCCCCGTCTGGAACAAGAGCTTGAACCCGTACGACGGTTTCTTAGAGAGGATGATTTTATTCAGCTCATCGGTGATGCGCTCCTGCGAGACAATCTTGATACGCTCCTTGTTCTCAGAAATGGCGTCAAAGGTGTCTGGGTCAATGTCAAAGTTCAGCTGGCTGGCAAATCGGATGGCGCGCATCATGCGCAAAGGGTCATCTGAAAATGTGATGCTGGGCTCCAGGGGCGTTTTGATGTTTTTGCGGCGCATGTCTTTGAGGCCGTCAAACCGGTCAATCACCTGCCCGTAGGTGCCTTCATTGAGGCTGATGCCCAAGGCATTGATGGTAAAATCACGGCGATTCAAGTCATCTTCCAGCGTTCCCTGCTCTACCTCAGGCTTGCGCGAATGCGATTGGTATGACTCTTTTCTAGCACCCACAAACTCAACTTCCCAACCGTCATCTGTCTTGAGCATGGCCGTCCCGAAGTTTTTGAACACCACCACCTTGGGGGTATGAGCCAACTGTTGGGATACTGCGTGCGCCAGCTCAATGCCACTGCCTATGCAGACCACGTCTATGTCTTTAGAAGGACGTTTCAAGACTAAATCCCGCACAAAGCCCCCAATCACGTACGCTTCCACCTTTAATTCATGGGCGGCATGGGCAATGGTGGCAAAGATGGGATGATCTGGAAGCGTAATATCAGTGGTCATAGGCAACAGGGTAATCAATGGCATTTATACGCAAGCACCTCGGCAAGAGAAGTCTTGTAAAAACCTGGGTGCAAAGGTAGCCTAACCGCCGCCCTTTGCCAAACCTGCTGCCTTTTCCGTTTTTGGCCTGTTTTCTGGGAATTAGGTGAAAAATGGCAGAAGACATTCGCAGGAGCTGCACACACTATGAGGTCTTCAAGTGCCAACCTATATTCAACCTATCTTTTTTGTCATCCTGAAAGGACCTTGTGAGCGAACTAAACAGACGCTTAATCAATGGGGATTCTCCCCTTGAGGGGAGCGTAGAGGGGTGTTTACACCAGCAGATGCATTCCGGCAGTTGAAGGCAATGCGTGATAGACAAGGCAGTGCCGTTGTCTCTACAATACTACCAACTCCTGCTGTTCAGGATTTGGAATCCTGAACGTTTGGAAAACGGATTTGCAATCCGCCTGCGCGCAAGTGTACCTGACTCTGCACATGGGGATTGCAAATCCCCATCTCCCTACTTCCGGATTACAAATCCGGAAGAGCCTTGATGACTAACTTCATTATTTTATAACACCTACTTCACCTGGTATCCTTTGGTATAGCACAAATCTCAAGGCCTGGCAGAAATTTCAATCAGACGAAATACAAGTTCCCAGACCTCATGGTGCGCGAAGCTCCTACGAATGTCTTCCGCCATTCCCTTTCCCAACAATGCAATTTCGTTTTTGGCCTGTTTCACTAGAAAACAAGCCAAAAACGGTTGGTTACTTTATCTCCTGGCACAGTTCTACCAGCACGCCGTTGGCAGACTTTGGATGGATGAAACAGACCAATTTATTGTCTGCACCGCGTTTTGGAGCTTCGTTCAGCAATTGGAAACCTTCGGCTCTCAACCGTTCCATTTCAGCGTGAATGTCTGCTACCTCAAAAGCGATGTGGTGGATGCCTTCTCCTTTTCGTTCTATAAATTTAGCGATGGCGGAGTGCTCGGCGGTGGCTTCTAAGAGTTCAATCTTGGTGTTGCCCACGTGAAAGAAGGAGGTGTTAACGGCTTCGCTCTCTACGGTTTCGGCTTTGTAGGGCTCGGCTCCTAACAGCTTTGTAAACAGTTTATTGGCGTCTTCACAGCTTTTCACGGCTATGCCTATGTGTTCTACATGCATACAATAAGTTTATAATCAGTCTAAGTAAGGAATTTTGTTGTAATTTTGTCCCGGAAATCAAACTAACAGGGCCATAATTCTGTTTTTCTGATAACCGCTACAAAGGAAAACTATTGACGAAGATGCTGAAATTTCCGATTTATTTAGATAACAATGCCACCACGCCCATGGACCCGCGCGTGTTGGAGGCCATGTTGCCGTATTTCACCAACCACTTCGGGAACGCCGCTTCCCGTAACCACCCTTTCGGTTGGGCCGCCGAAGAAGCCGTTGATTATGCCCGCGAGCAGATTGCCGCGTTGATCAACTGCGACCCTAAAGAACTAATCTTCACCTCTGGCGCGACAGAATCTGACAACCTTGCCATTAAAGGGGTGTTTGAGATGTACGCCTCAAAAGGTAACCATATCATCACGGCCACCACTGAGCACAAAGCGGTGTTGGATACGTGTAAGCACATTGAGAAAATTGGCGGACAGGTAACCTATCTGCAAGTGAACTCTGAAGGCCTTATTGACCTGCAAGAGCTGGAAGCCGCCATCACGGACAAGACCATCCTGATTTCTATCATGTATGGTAACAACGAGGTTGGCGTGGTTCAACCCATCAGAGAGATTGGCGCCATTGCCAAAAAGCACGGTGTGTTATTCTTCTCTGATGCTACCCAGGCGGTAGGTAAAATTCCGGTGGACGTGAAAGCCGACGGTATTGACCTAATGGCCTTCTCTGGTCACAAAATGTACGGTCCTAAAGGCGTTGGCGCTCTTTATGTTCGTCGTAAAAACCCAAGAGTGAAAGTGACCGCCCAGATGGACGGTGGTGGACATGAGCGCGGCATGCGTTCTGGTACCTTGAACGTACCAGGCATTGTAGGCTTAGGAAAAGCCGCTGAGATCTGCCGCACCGACATGGCCTCTGACACTGCCCGCATCATCAAAATGCGTGACCGTCTAGAGTCTGAGTTGTTGCAAATGGAAGAGTCTTACCTGAACGGCAACAAAGAAAGCCGTCTGCCGCACGTGAGCAACATCTCTTTCAAATATGTAGAGGGTGAAGGCCTGATGATGGGCGTGAAAGACATTGCCGTTTCTTCTGGCTCAGCCTGTACGTCTGCCTCCCTGGAGCCTTCTTATGTATTGAAGGCCATGGGAATGAGCGATGACTTGGCGCACTCTTCCCTGCGTTTCGGCTTAAGCCGTTTCACGACAGAAGAAGAAGTAGATTTCGCCATCAACCACGTGAAAGAAGCCGTGACTAAACTTCGTGAACTAAGCCCGCTGTGGGAAATGTTCCAGGAGGGAATTGACCTTGACTCTATTGAGTGGGCAGAACACTAAGAGACCAATTAGAAATTAGGAATTAAAAATTAGAAATTTATCCCAGCTTTTTAACTGCTTATTTTCTAATAGATTAGCCTAATTTCTAATTCATAATTTCTAATTTTTAATTAATTAAAGCTATGGCTTATTCAGATAAAGTAATTGACCATTACAGCAACCCGCGCAACGTGGGTACGCTGGACAAAGCAAAAAACAACGTTGGTACCGGTTTGGTAGGTGCCCCTGAGTGTGGTGACGTTATGCGTCTTCAGATTGAGGTAGATGAGAACCAAGTGATTACAGACGCCAAGTTCAAGACGTTTGGTTGTGGTTCTGCCATCGCTTCTTCTTCTTTGGCTACTGAGTGGTTGAAGGGCAAGAGCGTAGATGAGGCCTTGGCCATTGACAATATGGAGATTGTGGAAGAGTTGGCCTTGCCGCCGGTTAAAATTCACTGCTCTGTGCTAGCCGAAGATGCTATCAAAGCGGCTATCAATGACTACCGCGTTAAAAACGGTATGGAGCCACTAGAAGTAGCTAAGTCTCATCATTAATCAACCCAAGACGCACCGCTAAGCATGGATGTTTCCACTAACGCGCACGTAGAAAGTGCCCGTATACAGAAGCAGATAGAAGAACACCTAGGTCTGGACAGCAGTCAGCTGTTGTTTGACTTCAGGCCCATGGAAGACCGGATGCGTTTGGATTTGATTACCGTAAACCCGCGCCACCATCAGTCGTTTCTGTTACATACAGTGACCGGCTATGACCGCGTGGACGCTTTGCGGAAGATGTTGGACTATGTGCGTCAGTCACGTGACCAGGAGAGCTCTTTTACCATCCAGTGGATGGCCCGGGGTGAGCGCGAGCTCAACACCTCGTACTTTAGAGCCTCTAACATGTATGACGCCTTAGATAAACTGTACTTTGGCCGGGACATGAACACCATCACTGTGTTTAGTGTGGTCTTAAACCCGGTCTCTTAGAAAAAGAAAGGAGGATACGCGTATGATTACCGTTTCTGATAAAGCAAAAGAGAAAGTAGAAAAGCTGAAGAAGGATTCTAATATAGATGACAGCTTCAGACTAAGAGCCTCTGTGGCCGGTGGCGGATGCTCCGGTCTGTCCTATAAGCTTGACTTTGACGACGAAGTGAAGCCTATGGACCAGGAGTTTGAAGACAAAGGCGTGAAGGTAGTGGTAGACATGAAAAGCTTCCTCTATCTGGCAGGCACCGAGTTAGATTTCTCTGACGGATTAAATGGCAAAGGCTTCTACTTCAACAACCCCAACGCCAGCCGTACCTGCGGTTGCGGGGACAGTTTCTCTGTATGAGCAACGTATTTGAATAAACAAGAAAAGCCACCCAATGAGGTGGCTTTTCTTGTTTATAGGCTTTAGGTTTTCAGTTCTCGTTTTTGTCCTGATTTCCGGAAAACAAGCCAAAACGATTTGTAAAGCAGCTATATCTCCTGCTTCCCTTTCATTTGCTTTCTGCTTTCTCTCTGCTCTTCCGGATTTGTAATCCGGAAGCACCGAATTGGGGATTTGCAATCCCCGCGCTGTTCACGGCGCAATGTGTGTGCTAGATTCTATCAAGCGATTCGTTTTTGGCATGATTCCCAGAAAACAAGCTAAAAACGATACAGACCAGCATGCGCTCTTGCGCCTTTTCAGGCGCGGGGATTGCAAATCCCCAACTCACAACTTCCAGATTAGAAATCCGGAAGAGCGGGTTACTGTTAATATTCCCCGATTCATCTGTTCATACTTTTTACTTCCTTTGCGAAGCAAAACCCACCTTCACTTCTATCCTTCTGCGCCATGACCAGAGAAGAACTGCTTGCCACCCAAACCAGAATTGCCTCTTACATTCATCGCACCCCAGTGCTTACCTCCAGGTTGTTAGATGAAATGGCGGGCGCTAGGTTGTTCTTTAAGTGTGAGAATTTTCAGCGAATGGGTGCCTTTAAGATGCGCGGGGCGGTGAATGCTATTTTACAGTTGTCTGAAGAACAGAGAGCCAAAGGCGTAGTGACACACTCCTCGGGGAATTTCGCGCAAGCCTTGGCCCTGGCGGCGCAGAGCATTGGTGTGAAGGCCTACATTGTCATGCCAGAGAATGCGCCACAGGTAAAGAAAGATGCGGTGGTGGGTTATGGCGGTCAGATTATTGAATGTGCCTCTACTCCTATTGCCCGCGAAGAAATGGCGGCTCAGGTAGAAAAAGAAACGGGTGCGTATTTTATCCATCCGTCCAATGATCTGGAGGTAATTTTAGGGCAAGGCACGGCGGTGCTAGAGTTGCTGCAAGACTACCCAGACCTGGACTACGTCTTCTCTCCCGTGGGCGGCGGCGGATTAATTGGCGGTACGGCTTTGGCGGCACATTACTTTGGCCAGAATTGCAAAGTGGTAGGCGGCGAACCATTCGGGGCAGATGATGCCTATCGTTCCCTGCAAAGCGGCCTGATTGAATCCAATGAGACTACCAACACCATAGCCGACGGACTTAGAACCCAACTAGGCGACATCAACTTCCCTATCATCAAAGAGCACGTGGAGAAGATTATCCGGGTGGAGGAAAAAGAAATTGTGGCGGCCATGCGTCTAATTTGGGAACGACTCAAAATCGTCATTGAGCCATCCAGTGCGGTGGCCTTCGCGGCTTTGTTAAAGGAAAAGCAGAGTTACGCTGGTAAGAAGGTGGGAATCATATTATCCGGTGGAAATGTGGATGTAACCAAGCTTCCGTTTTAGGGCTGTTTTCCAGAAAACTGGCTAAAAACGGAAAAGCACATCAAATAGCAGCACAAAGGCCGAGGTGGTTTCCTGGAGGACAGC
The nucleotide sequence above comes from Nibribacter ruber. Encoded proteins:
- a CDS encoding CCA tRNA nucleotidyltransferase, whose product is MTTDITLPDHPIFATIAHAAHELKVEAYVIGGFVRDLVLKRPSKDIDVVCIGSGIELAHAVSQQLAHTPKVVVFKNFGTAMLKTDDGWEVEFVGARKESYQSHSRKPEVEQGTLEDDLNRRDFTINALGISLNEGTYGQVIDRFDGLKDMRRKNIKTPLEPSITFSDDPLRMMRAIRFASQLNFDIDPDTFDAISENKERIKIVSQERITDELNKIILSKKPSYGFKLLFQTGLLHLIFPKMVKLHGVETINKNSHKDNFYHTLQVLDNVAEVSDDLWLRWAAILHDIAKPETKRYNEKVGWTFHGHEDRGARQVPKIFADLKLPLNEHMKQVQKLVLLHLRPIALVKDTVTDSAIRRLLFEAGEDIDLLMQLCKADITSKNNDKVKRYLQNFEKVEQKLKEVEEKDSLRNFQPVITGEVIMQTFGIAPSKEVGILKNAITEAILEGEIRNEYEDAFPYLLMRGKKMGLTTVAQAD
- the iscU gene encoding Fe-S cluster assembly scaffold IscU, encoding MAYSDKVIDHYSNPRNVGTLDKAKNNVGTGLVGAPECGDVMRLQIEVDENQVITDAKFKTFGCGSAIASSSLATEWLKGKSVDEALAIDNMEIVEELALPPVKIHCSVLAEDAIKAAINDYRVKNGMEPLEVAKSHH
- a CDS encoding HesB/IscA family protein: MITVSDKAKEKVEKLKKDSNIDDSFRLRASVAGGGCSGLSYKLDFDDEVKPMDQEFEDKGVKVVVDMKSFLYLAGTELDFSDGLNGKGFYFNNPNASRTCGCGDSFSV
- a CDS encoding pyridoxal-phosphate dependent enzyme, with protein sequence MTREELLATQTRIASYIHRTPVLTSRLLDEMAGARLFFKCENFQRMGAFKMRGAVNAILQLSEEQRAKGVVTHSSGNFAQALALAAQSIGVKAYIVMPENAPQVKKDAVVGYGGQIIECASTPIAREEMAAQVEKETGAYFIHPSNDLEVILGQGTAVLELLQDYPDLDYVFSPVGGGGLIGGTALAAHYFGQNCKVVGGEPFGADDAYRSLQSGLIESNETTNTIADGLRTQLGDINFPIIKEHVEKIIRVEEKEIVAAMRLIWERLKIVIEPSSAVAFAALLKEKQSYAGKKVGIILSGGNVDVTKLPF
- a CDS encoding IscS subfamily cysteine desulfurase; translated protein: MLKFPIYLDNNATTPMDPRVLEAMLPYFTNHFGNAASRNHPFGWAAEEAVDYAREQIAALINCDPKELIFTSGATESDNLAIKGVFEMYASKGNHIITATTEHKAVLDTCKHIEKIGGQVTYLQVNSEGLIDLQELEAAITDKTILISIMYGNNEVGVVQPIREIGAIAKKHGVLFFSDATQAVGKIPVDVKADGIDLMAFSGHKMYGPKGVGALYVRRKNPRVKVTAQMDGGGHERGMRSGTLNVPGIVGLGKAAEICRTDMASDTARIIKMRDRLESELLQMEESYLNGNKESRLPHVSNISFKYVEGEGLMMGVKDIAVSSGSACTSASLEPSYVLKAMGMSDDLAHSSLRFGLSRFTTEEEVDFAINHVKEAVTKLRELSPLWEMFQEGIDLDSIEWAEH
- the mce gene encoding methylmalonyl-CoA epimerase; this translates as MHVEHIGIAVKSCEDANKLFTKLLGAEPYKAETVESEAVNTSFFHVGNTKIELLEATAEHSAIAKFIERKGEGIHHIAFEVADIHAEMERLRAEGFQLLNEAPKRGADNKLVCFIHPKSANGVLVELCQEIK
- a CDS encoding TraB/GumN family protein is translated as MKPISILLSFLLSSLLLASCHSSDYYPLASTYNPKDAYIPFQEYSKYAQHPRPYVVASDHYVIFGASHTKNPQDPQIAQIEAKWNALQPTVALIEGKPGFTPPSFIDPVKELGENGKVLDLARTHNVPVYSWDLPKEELAKQLVSKFSAEQVALAQILNPYFGNLRFGKPESPEKYIEEFLERAEYVNQQENFKTVADVDRVWKKHFPTDKDWRETSDEYGLPGYLADLMAVSNDLRNQKMIAVMKELLAKNEKVFAISGSSHAVCVEPAFAKK